The following coding sequences lie in one Primulina huaijiensis isolate GDHJ02 chromosome 2, ASM1229523v2, whole genome shotgun sequence genomic window:
- the LOC140968567 gene encoding large ribosomal subunit protein eL21z/eL21y-like — protein sequence MPAGHGLRARTRDLFSRPFRKKGPTHLSTYLRIYKVGDYVDVKVNGSIHKGMPHKFYHGRTGRVWNVTKRAIGVEVNKQVGNRIIKKRIHVRVEHVQPSRCHEEILQRIKKNDQLKAEAKAQGKIISTKRQPEGPKPGFMVEGATLETVTPIPYDVVNDLKGGY from the exons ATGCCGGCGGGTCACGGTTTGAGGGCACGCACGAGGGATCTCTTCTCTCGCCCCTTCCGCAAGAAGGGTCCGACCCATCTCTCCACCTATCTGCGTATTTACAAAGTCGGAGACTACGTTGATGTCAAAGTTAACGGGTCGATCCATAAAGGTATGCCCCACAAGTTCTACCACGGTCGAACGGGTCGGGTCTGGAACGTCACCAAGCGTGCGATCGGTGTTGAAGTCAATAAGCAG GTTGGTAACCGAATCATAAAGAAGAGAATACATGTCCGTGTTGAGCATGTTCAGCCATCACGTTGCCACGAGGAAATCCTTCAAAGGATTAAAAAGAACGACCAATTGAAGGCCGAGGCGAAGGCACAAGGTAAAATCATTAGCACCAAGAGGCAGCCAGAGGGACCCAAACCTGGTTTCATGGTGGAGGGGGCAACTCTTGAAACTGTCACTCCTATTCCATACGATGTGGTCAATGATCTCAAGGGTGGTTACTGA
- the LOC140968538 gene encoding carbon catabolite repressor protein 4 homolog 1-like isoform X2: MLSVLRVHLPSDIPIVGCELTPYVLLKRPDNSVVADDVTELNPIDGSFLRYKWFRVQSDKKVAVCTVHPTEQATLQCLGCVKAKIPVAKSYHCSPKCFSDAWQHHRVLHERAATAVNENGNEEEEIFGRFNSTGSTASSMINMNLPTSQSNSSLSNGTTALYPAAVTQRSGGETWFEVGRSKTYTPTADDIGHVLKFECIVVDAETKLSVGPASTLSTSRVIPAPSPIPRHMISVIGVDVPGHLDLDSRISSAGTFTVLSYNILSDVYATSELYSYCPSWALSWTYRRQNLFREIIGYHADIVCLQEVQSDHFEEFFAPELDKHGYQALFKRKTTEVFSRNINTLDGCATFFRRDRFSHVKKYEVEFNKAAQSLTDALVPSAQKKNALSRLVKDNVALILVLEAKFGNQGIDNPGKRQLVCVANTHVNVHQELKDVRLWQVHTLLKGLEKIAASADIPMLVCGDFNSVPGSAPHSLLAMGKVDPLHPELAVDPLGILRPAAKLTHQLPLVSAYSSFARAGVGLGLEQRRRMDPATNEPLFTNCTRDFIGTHDYIFYSADSLSVESLLELLDEDSLRKDTALPSPEWSSDHIALLAEFRCKPRTRR, from the exons ATGCTGAGTGTGCTGAGGGTGCACCTGCCGTCCGATATACCCATAGTAGGATGCGAGTTGACGCCGTATGTGCTTTTGAAACGCCCCGATAACTCTGTTGTTGCCGATGATGTCACTGAGTTGAACCCTATTGATGGGAGTTTCTTAAGATATAAATG GTTTCGTGTACAAAGTGATAAAAAAGTTGCAGTTTGTACGGTTCATCCTACGGAGCAAGCTACATTACAATGCCTTGGATGTGTTAAGGCCAAAATTCCTGTTGCAAAGAGTTACCATTGCTCTCCAAAGTGTTTTTCTGATGCCTGGCAACACCATCGAGTTCTGCATGAGCGTGCTGCTACTGCTGTGAATGAAAATGGAAATGAGGAGGAAGAGATTTTTGGGCGCTTCAATAGCACTGGTAGCACAGCATCAAGTATGATTAATATGAATTTGCCAACTTCTCAATCAAATTCTAGCTTGTCAAATGGCACCACTGCGTTGTATCCTGCTGCAGTTACTCAGAGGAGTGGTGGTGAAACATGGTTTGAAGTTGGACGATCCAAGACATATACACCAACAGCTGATGATATTGGTCATGTGCTTAAATTTGAGTGCATTGTAGTAGATGCAGAAACAAAATTATCTGTGGGTCCTGCTAGTACCTTATCAACTTCCCGTGTGATTCCAGCTCCTTCACCTATTCCACGGCACATGATTTCTGTTATTGGGGTTGATGTTCCTGGGCATCTAGATTTGGATAGTCGCATTTCATCTGCAGGGACATTTACTGTGCTTTCATACAACATTTTATCTGATGTGTATGCTACAAGCGAATTGTACAGCTATTGCCCATCATGGGCCCTTTCATGGACTTACCGCAGACAAAACCTCTTCCGAGAAATAATTGGTTATCATGCAGACATTGTTTGTCTTCAGGAG GTTCAAAGTGATCATTTTGAGGAATTCTTTGCGCCTGAGCTGGATAAGCATGGCTATCAAGCTCTGTTTAAAAGGAAAACAACAGAG GTTTTTAGCAGGAATATTAACACCCTTGATGGTTGTGCTACTTTCTTCCGCCGTGATAGATTTTCACATGTTAAGAAATATGAG GTTGAATTTAACAAAGCTGCACAATCTCTAACTGATGCTTTGGTTCCTAGCGCTCAAAAGAAGAATGCTTTGAGTCGATTGGTCAAG GATAATGTCGCACTAATTTTGGTTCTTGAAGCCAAGTTCGGTAACCAGGGCATTGATAACCCCGGAAAGCGCCAGCTTGTTTGTGTT GCAAACACACATGTAAATGTGCATCAAGAGTTGAAGGATGTCAGACTTTGGCAG GTCCACACTCTATTGAAAGGGCTGGAAAAAATTGCTGCTAGTGCAGACATCCCAATGCTGGTGTGTGGGGATTTCAATTCAGTTCCTGGAAG TGCTCCTCATTCGCTCCTTGCTATGGGGAAGGTGGATCCACTTCATCCTGAATTAGCCGTTGACCCACTTGGCATTCTTCGCCCTGCTGCCAAATTAACACATCAGCTGCCACTG GTAAGTGCATATTCATCATTTGCAAGAGCTGGTGTCGGTCTTGGTCTGGAACAAAGGAGGAGAATGGATCCCGCCACAAATGAGCCACTATTTACAAACTGCACAAGAGATTTCATTGGTACTCATGATTACATATTTTACTCAG CCGACTCCTTGTCCGTGGAGTCTCTGTTGGAGCTCCTGGATGAGGATAGCTTGCGTAAAGATACTGCTCTTCCTTCTCCAGAATGGTCTTCTGATCATATAGCGCTCTTGGCTGAGTTCCGTTGCAAGCCTAGGACTAGACGCTAA
- the LOC140968538 gene encoding carbon catabolite repressor protein 4 homolog 1-like isoform X1, with translation MLSVLRVHLPSDIPIVGCELTPYVLLKRPDNSVVADDVTELNPIDGSFLRYKWFRVQSDKKVAVCTVHPTEQATLQCLGCVKAKIPVAKSYHCSPKCFSDAWQHHRVLHERAATAVNENGNEEEEIFGRFNSTGSTASSMINMNLPTSQSNSSLSNGTTALYPAAVTQRSGGETWFEVGRSKTYTPTADDIGHVLKFECIVVDAETKLSVGPASTLSTSRVIPAPSPIPRHMISVIGVDVPGHLDLDSRISSAGTFTVLSYNILSDVYATSELYSYCPSWALSWTYRRQNLFREIIGYHADIVCLQEVQSDHFEEFFAPELDKHGYQALFKRKTTEQVFSRNINTLDGCATFFRRDRFSHVKKYEVEFNKAAQSLTDALVPSAQKKNALSRLVKDNVALILVLEAKFGNQGIDNPGKRQLVCVANTHVNVHQELKDVRLWQVHTLLKGLEKIAASADIPMLVCGDFNSVPGSAPHSLLAMGKVDPLHPELAVDPLGILRPAAKLTHQLPLVSAYSSFARAGVGLGLEQRRRMDPATNEPLFTNCTRDFIGTHDYIFYSADSLSVESLLELLDEDSLRKDTALPSPEWSSDHIALLAEFRCKPRTRR, from the exons ATGCTGAGTGTGCTGAGGGTGCACCTGCCGTCCGATATACCCATAGTAGGATGCGAGTTGACGCCGTATGTGCTTTTGAAACGCCCCGATAACTCTGTTGTTGCCGATGATGTCACTGAGTTGAACCCTATTGATGGGAGTTTCTTAAGATATAAATG GTTTCGTGTACAAAGTGATAAAAAAGTTGCAGTTTGTACGGTTCATCCTACGGAGCAAGCTACATTACAATGCCTTGGATGTGTTAAGGCCAAAATTCCTGTTGCAAAGAGTTACCATTGCTCTCCAAAGTGTTTTTCTGATGCCTGGCAACACCATCGAGTTCTGCATGAGCGTGCTGCTACTGCTGTGAATGAAAATGGAAATGAGGAGGAAGAGATTTTTGGGCGCTTCAATAGCACTGGTAGCACAGCATCAAGTATGATTAATATGAATTTGCCAACTTCTCAATCAAATTCTAGCTTGTCAAATGGCACCACTGCGTTGTATCCTGCTGCAGTTACTCAGAGGAGTGGTGGTGAAACATGGTTTGAAGTTGGACGATCCAAGACATATACACCAACAGCTGATGATATTGGTCATGTGCTTAAATTTGAGTGCATTGTAGTAGATGCAGAAACAAAATTATCTGTGGGTCCTGCTAGTACCTTATCAACTTCCCGTGTGATTCCAGCTCCTTCACCTATTCCACGGCACATGATTTCTGTTATTGGGGTTGATGTTCCTGGGCATCTAGATTTGGATAGTCGCATTTCATCTGCAGGGACATTTACTGTGCTTTCATACAACATTTTATCTGATGTGTATGCTACAAGCGAATTGTACAGCTATTGCCCATCATGGGCCCTTTCATGGACTTACCGCAGACAAAACCTCTTCCGAGAAATAATTGGTTATCATGCAGACATTGTTTGTCTTCAGGAG GTTCAAAGTGATCATTTTGAGGAATTCTTTGCGCCTGAGCTGGATAAGCATGGCTATCAAGCTCTGTTTAAAAGGAAAACAACAGAG CAGGTTTTTAGCAGGAATATTAACACCCTTGATGGTTGTGCTACTTTCTTCCGCCGTGATAGATTTTCACATGTTAAGAAATATGAG GTTGAATTTAACAAAGCTGCACAATCTCTAACTGATGCTTTGGTTCCTAGCGCTCAAAAGAAGAATGCTTTGAGTCGATTGGTCAAG GATAATGTCGCACTAATTTTGGTTCTTGAAGCCAAGTTCGGTAACCAGGGCATTGATAACCCCGGAAAGCGCCAGCTTGTTTGTGTT GCAAACACACATGTAAATGTGCATCAAGAGTTGAAGGATGTCAGACTTTGGCAG GTCCACACTCTATTGAAAGGGCTGGAAAAAATTGCTGCTAGTGCAGACATCCCAATGCTGGTGTGTGGGGATTTCAATTCAGTTCCTGGAAG TGCTCCTCATTCGCTCCTTGCTATGGGGAAGGTGGATCCACTTCATCCTGAATTAGCCGTTGACCCACTTGGCATTCTTCGCCCTGCTGCCAAATTAACACATCAGCTGCCACTG GTAAGTGCATATTCATCATTTGCAAGAGCTGGTGTCGGTCTTGGTCTGGAACAAAGGAGGAGAATGGATCCCGCCACAAATGAGCCACTATTTACAAACTGCACAAGAGATTTCATTGGTACTCATGATTACATATTTTACTCAG CCGACTCCTTGTCCGTGGAGTCTCTGTTGGAGCTCCTGGATGAGGATAGCTTGCGTAAAGATACTGCTCTTCCTTCTCCAGAATGGTCTTCTGATCATATAGCGCTCTTGGCTGAGTTCCGTTGCAAGCCTAGGACTAGACGCTAA